ATTATCAAGTTATTGAGTAGTGATAAAAGAAACAGTCGTGGAACGGTTTGAGTAACGCTCCACGATTGCTGAAATTCGAATATTAGGCTGTTCGAATGTTGTCATCGCGTCGAACACGGACCGGTGTATTATCATCTGTGCGTGAGCCAACCAGAAGCATGATAATACCGCCAACGAGCGCCAAGCCTCCAAAGATGGCTGGGAGCGAGGTCCGATCTTCTTCGACAGCTATACTGCCACCCGGGAC
This region of Candidatus Zixiibacteriota bacterium genomic DNA includes:
- a CDS encoding DUF3185 domain-containing protein, coding for MNTKKRAGIVLIIVGALLLAFQGVLFSDNETIADVPGGSIAVEEDRTSLPAIFGGLALVGGIIMLLVGSRTDDNTPVRVRRDDNIRTA